The segment AGCCTTAGGCCAGCAACGCCAGCCAGGCTCCCAATTGCGGCACCTTGAACCAGTAGCGATGCGCCAGCACCACGTAGCTCACCGTGGCCGCCAGCAAGGGCAGCAACAACCAGGGGGCAGCCTCGATCACCTTGGGCTGGCTGGTCGCCAGCAGGAGATAGGTTCCTGGCAGGAAAACGAGTCCCACCGAATGGCTGGCATTGAAGCCCAGCCAGGCATTCCACATCGATGACTCTCGAGTAATCACCAGGTGTTCGCGCTTGAGCCGCGCAACCAGCTCCGGATCACGCGGATGCAGGCGCCTGCCATGAAAGGTGAACAGGAGATGCAGGCTGCCCAGCAGCATCAGCACCAGCGAACCAAAGCCCAGCAACCATATGTGAGCAGCCATCATCCAACGCTCCCTTGCCGGACCTCATGCCCGACATGATGTGAATTCACTCGACCAGCACGCGCTCCGGCTGACCACTTTCGTGAACGCGGAACACCAGGATGACGGCACCTTCCTCGCCCGTGATCGCGGTATGCACTTTCTTCAGCGGCACGCTCAGCACCTCGCCGGGACCGAAGGTGGTCTGTACCTCGCCCTCCAGCCAGAGTGATGCGGAGCCTTCAAGGATGTAGGCGAACTCCTCGCCCGGATGCCAGTGCTTGGGCAAGGACGTCTTCGGCGGCACTGTGACGCGACTGAGGATGACCTCGGTGCCAGCCACACGCGCCAGCTCGGCACGCATCAGGGTTTCCAGCTTCGGCTTTGCCGAATCATCAAGTGGCCCGGATGAGGCGACATTGAACGCCAGCGCGAGCAACGCAAGCGCGAGGAATGTCATGCAATGCTTGGTCATGGTGCAGCCCTCCCCATAAGCAGTAATGGTGCCTGTGAGTCTAGTCGGGAAAGCAGCAGCTGCCAGCTTGCCTAGGATTCGGGCTTGCGGGACACCTTGAGGAACAAGGGCCAGCGAACGCGGCGGCGTTCATGCGAGCGCCAGAACGGGTCGAGCTCGCCCTGCAACCACACCAGGGGATCGTGGCCCTTGGCGTCACGATACCGACGCACGGCCGACCAGGTGCCGATGTAGTTGATGAACTGCCGCGCCGTCCAGGTCACGCTCATCTCGAAATCGGGCACCTCGATCGATTCACCCGGCATCTCCAGCTCGGAGAGTTCCGCGTCCAGCTGTGAACGCTCCGGCGGCCAGTAGTCACCGACAACGTCCTTGTAGAAGACTTCCTCGATGCGATCGATGTTCGGGCTGACCTCGACCCGGCCATACCCCCACACCGCCAGCA is part of the Gammaproteobacteria bacterium genome and harbors:
- a CDS encoding cupin domain-containing protein translates to MTKHCMTFLALALLALAFNVASSGPLDDSAKPKLETLMRAELARVAGTEVILSRVTVPPKTSLPKHWHPGEEFAYILEGSASLWLEGEVQTTFGPGEVLSVPLKKVHTAITGEEGAVILVFRVHESGQPERVLVE